The genomic interval TCTCTTTTTGCTATTTAACAGGAAAATATAACTAATAAGTTATCGAGAATGGACTCTAACAATTCAGCCAATTCATCAGAAGATTTGCATGGTAAAGAACCAATTGTTGATGAGAAAATTGATAAGAAAAAAGGACGGGGTGCGTCAAAGTTGAAAATGGTTAGTGGCCAAGACAAGTGCAAAGAGCTGGAGCGTAATGAGTTTGGTCAGCCGATTGGAGATAATTCAGTGAAGTACGCTTCTTTCCTAGGTTGCATGATAAAGGAATTTGTGCCATATACATTAGAtggatggagtgatattgatgaaGAAGTGAAAGATAGGATGTGGAGTTGTCTTCAGGTAATATATTTAGTTACTTaatttttcatttccatttttaTAACAAAATGTAGACATATTTTTGTGTTATTAAATGTGCAGATGACTTATAAAGTTGAGGATTGGGAAAAgaaaacaatttttcaaaagttagctAAATTGTGGGGTGATAGAAAATCCAAATTGCAAATACTTGTACGAGAAGCTAATACAAGTCGAGTGGCTTCACGAGATCTCAGTTTGTTGAAGCCTGAATTTATGGACCAAAATCAGTGGGACTTGTTTGTACAGAGGACATTATCATCTACCTTTCAAGTAAGTATTTATTCACTTAGACCATGAGTTAGATGGGAATGCATTGAATTTATTCTAATGCTATGGTTGAGTAAGAGACTACTAAGTTTTAATATGTTGGAGAGTTTGATTATGCGATTTTGACTAATCTTAGGAAAAGAGTGCAAGATTTAGAGCAATGAGGGAAAAACAAGACCACATTCACACAATGAGTCGGAGGGGCTATGCTCGTTTGACTCACATTatggtaattatttttaatttattataatttaagtAATAATTAATGATATATGCATCTTTTAAGTTATGCTGTaatgattttgtatatatttttatatttaaggaAAAGACAAGTCCGATGGATACAAAAATTACGAGATCGCAAGTTTGGATTGAAGGTCACAAGAGAAAAAATGGGGAGCCCAGTACTCAAGCCGTTGGAGAGAAAATGGTAAGCATGTTCATTCATTTTagatttctttgaaattttattCCATTGATATGGTTTTTCATAAGCATTTATACTTAAGATCTCCATTTATACTCTTACCAATGTCTCTGTAGAAAGACTTTTATCATTGTTTTACTTAGTGAACAGTATAAATGAGGCCTTGTCATGTTGAGTACCCAACTTTATAACCTTAAAAAATTCTCCTTGTTTTACATTGAACTCATAAATACCAAAGCCAAAAGTAGATTAGAATAAAGAAAACTGGACTTTCAGTAATTCTCTCCCAATCAAACAATTCAAATCATTAAGTAATATATCACATATAGAGAAGGCAAGTAGCGTGATTTCTTAAAATTGCTGCTTCTTAACATACTGTAACAAATGTATGCATGAGAAAGCAAAAAATAGCAAGacccaaaaaaaattcaaaaaaatgttTCTTTTCCAAGACAAATACACCATAAGTATAACAATAGTTGTTGGCCAAACAACAATTAATACAAGAAGGAAACAACCATTATCGTTGAGAGTACAACTATCTTGCTGGAAAGCAGCCATTAAGCTAACTTGGATGAAATAGAAATTTCATATTAGGTAAATAGTTACCTGGAAACCTACAGAGTCTCCTTTTAATCTGGACTTAATAATGGGTGACAATAATGAGAATGCATACAACCAATTAGCACTTTTTTCCCCTTTTTTGTGTgtatgtttgggcaaaggttttcATACTCCAAGAGGAAAATGAAGATTGTTTTAATTAGCTTCATTGAAAACATATGGTCAGTGTTCCTGGCATTTAAGTTTGACAGGAATAATGGATTCCTACTTCTTTGCATCGTAAAATGAGATAGTAAAACCTCAAATTAAGTGCCTACTCACTGAAtcatactgaataaactaaactcGATAAAAAGCAAAGAGGAGTAACAATGGAAACCTTGAGACAAGGATAAAATAAGAGACAAAATCAATCACAGAACCAACAAACTAGACCCCCAAATCTAGCTTTTCAATATAATGAAAATTAATTCTTCAATGACATCTGGTATATTGTATCGATAGAAAGAAGTTTATAGGATAGAGGAATATGTTAAAGTTGTGCATCTGTTTTATCCAGTCATCTATTATATTGTGCATCTGGTATATTGTGCATCTTCAATGACATCTTCAATGACATCTGGTATATTGTGCATCTGTCTTCAATGACATATGGAAGGCTTCTATCTTCTTCCAGTCTCGATCAAAACTGAAAATCCAAAAGATTATTATAGTACTAAAGCATTGTAATTATTAGTCAATCTTCTTCCAGTCATCTattatattaatgataatatattgaaagttattttttgttgcagaaaaaaatattagaatgtcCACCCGAATCTCAAAACACAACTAATATTGCTGATGATGCAATTAGCATTGTGTTTGGCAATGAAGCTCGGGGTAGAGTGCGTGGAATGGGCTTTGGAGTAACACCATCGAAAGTTGGAGCTTCAGTGCAACAAAATGGAATGGTTCAACAACTTCAAACTATAGTACAAAATGTTCAACAACAAATGCAGGAAATGAGGCAACAAAATCAActagaaatgcaagaaatgaggtcTATGTTTTTACAAAGTATGAGACAACAAAATCATCCAGAACAGGTTAGTaagtaaacaatatatataaaataagtttgatatgtacacttaaatgattttgaattatCATGATGACATTGTTTGACACGATTTGGTTATAAAATTAGATTGCTAGTGGTGGTATTTGTAGCGGTATTGGGAATGAATTTGGTAGCAATAGCGATATTAATATTGGTGCCAAAAAAAGTGATGATTTTGGTCATGTTTTTCAGGTGATTATCATAAAATTATGTATTTCTGAATTACAAAATTgttacaaaaatatatatgatttaaTTAATAACTTTGTATTGTTTATTTACAGTCAAATTCGAGAAATGCGAGTCGTGGAGATATATGTGTTAATACTAAATGTAAGTCGCTTCATTGGTTTGCTGATGAATTAGTTGTTGCAGAAGGTCGAATTGCATCCACAGATCCAAATACAAAAGTGCATCACGTTAttcttggtggatcatgttggaaagtttgggttgataaagttttggtggaaaaggtggacctaattcgaccaaatgatgaaatgcggtttcttgatgatgcaataggaagcacgGTTGCATGGTTATCgaaatttatagtattgtgtgattgatacataatatactaatttgtgtggattgtaagtttaattgttgttatgtaataCATGACTAGTTTGATAGAGATTTTGTATCTTGTTTaagatctttaaatttttttggtaTAACGAAAAACTATGACTTTTGTTAATTTTGTGGATTTATTTGCActaaatttattgtaaaattttggtttattattttcatcaaattaatatttttttaatatagttaagacTATCAACAGCGTACATTTATAAGCTGTAGATTATTATCCTTAGTGCATAAAAATGCTTTCCGCGGCATGCTTTGCGCGCTACGGATAATATTATCCGTAGgcgcaaagcacgccgcggaaACTACTATTTGTAGCGTGCTTTGTGCGCTGCGGATAATATTATCTGtagcgcgcaaagcacgccgcggaaAGTATTATCCGCAGCGCACAACGCATGCCGCGGAAAGTATTATCCACGGCGCGCAAAGCATGCCGCGGAAAGTATTATCCGCGGCGCGCAAAGCATGCCGCGGAAAGtattatccgcagcgcgcaaagtACGCTGTTAATAATTTAGGATTTTTAACAGCTTTTAATTGTGCAGCATGCAATGCGCGCTGCGGAAAGCGAAtttgcgcgctgcgaaaagtgatttttgttgtagtgtcacgatggttagatcatgggtaggggtactgcccctaaccccgcaaggggatttgctccacgattgcacccgaaatcgctaaaaacgaacctgccgggaagatttttccgaaacgacaatgtctcgacccaaatcgttttgggacagcgagtttgggcgctgttggatcgcaaaggaatcctcacgatggttagatcgcgggtaggggcgctgcccctggccccgcaaggagatccgttccgcgattgcacccgaaaccgctaaacgggaccgccgggaaattttactcataaaaattgtaaaaaattaattttaaaattatagaaaattatgaaaaatatataattttgaattatatattaattttgtgatagtcatggcccaaaaacccaatatgattggattgtgttgtaattcataatacggcctgcgtgccgttatgtgtttgcgcgtgttgtatgtttttatttttcctcgacctgcgcgtcgtgcctttctcatatattctggttgtaaattagatttagactcgaatgtaactcgagtttcaaattgtaatgtacaaattggagcggtggagggtccacacgagacggagttccgaggcgggcacgagcaacacaaggtggtcaaagggaggagcttggagaagctgttgaccctaggttgaccattcgatcttctcattggcttgagaggatcgtagtagggccatgactaaatcacaaatagattaattagttaattgcttatgtatatgatgcatgtttaataagtaattaattaattagtgccttacgattagattagatctaagtcgtgcacatgatgcacccttgcgattagattagatctaagtcgtgcacaagatgcatctttttcgattagattagatctcgatcgaaccaactctaaatgcctaaccgtgccgtgatacctatcactacctcgatcacatgtattgttgaatctgccaaagcagagcaatacatattatcttggtagggtacggagggacaatcttggtcccgcctatcaacgcatgggtgaatacaaactcaattagattgagtattcctagttgctcggttagattgagtcaactataggcattcttccaacggttggaaaagataggtcaaaatcacatctatattaactctcgggcgtattagccaaagctaactcgagttataatataaatgtggatattgattttataaacaagagttgcatagagatgtaattggtaatcgttacctaccgatcatactaagccttgggcgtattagccaaagctaactcaagggttagtatgatgtggatcttgtcccacaagaattatagaattcagtggaagcatcattaaattaaaggcctaattaaatgattttaaaagaatatgatatttatttctgcaaattttctgttgtagataaccatgacgtcgaatacgaactctttctccctgcgttctgtccttaagaaggacaagctcaacggagcaaatttcctggactggtacaggaacctgagaatagttctcactcaggaacgtaaactgtacgttctggagaagctcattccggaggctcctcctaccactgccacgcgagctgaccgggatgcttacaagaagcatcaagatgacgcattagatgtgtcctgtctaatgctcgcaaccatgaactctaagcttcagaagcaacatgagttgatgtgtgcttacgatatggttgaacatcttcgtcaattatatcaaggacaagcagggcactggaagaggaacttcacaggatacctggaagatcttaacaagaagagaaataagatttctacttcaggtataaatgttatagaagtcaacctctctatttcttcgtcgtgggtattagataccggatgtgcttcgcacatttgtactaatgtacaagcactgagaaatagcagagcattgacaaagggcgagatagacctacgagtaggcaatggagcacgggttgctgctgttgctgtagggacttattttctatctctgccctctaggtttatactagagttagacgattgttgttatttgtctgcattaactaagaacattatatcagtttcttgtttggacaagaaaggattctcgtttataataaagaacaaatgttgttctgtctatttaaacgatatgttctattgtagtgcacctctaatgaacggactctatattctagaccttgagagctctatctataacgttagttccaagaggttcaaatcgaacgatatgaaccacacctacctttggcactgtcgcttaggtcatataaatgactagcgcttatcccaactccataaggatggtttgttggactcatttgattttgaatcatatgagatatgcgagtcatgcctacgaggcaagatgaccaagactccctttagtgggcacagcgagagagcgactgatttgttaggactcatacatagtgatgtatgtggccctttcaatgtcgctgctagaggcggttatagatacttcatcacatttactgatgacttcagtagatatggttatgtgtatttgatgacatataaatctgaatcctttgaaagttcaaagaattcaataatgaagtacagaaccagcttggcaagagtattaaggtacttcgatcagatcgaggtggtgaatacttaagccatgagtttcgtgactacttagctgagtgtgggattttatctcaactcactcctcctggaacaccacagtggaatggtgtatccgaaaggaggaatcgtaccttattagatatggtacgatatatgatgagtcacacagatcttccgacatatctatggggatatgctctagacacggcagctttcattctcaaccgagttccatccaaggccgtgataaagacaccatataggatatggactgggagagatgcccaggtgtctttcatgaggatttggggctgtgaggcttacgtacgacgtcaagtctcagacaaattaggacccaaatccgacaagtgctatttcatcggatatcccaaggaaactaagggatattacttctacattcccaatcagcacaaggtagttgtggcaaagactggggtctttctagaatgggactttgtttctagaaagactagtgggagcgcgttcgatcttgaagaagttcaatatgcgaacaatagcactgatgcctcgatggaaattgaactggaaccacaaagtgttgtggatgatgttgttccacaaggagttgaggaataacaaccggttcaagtagacatacctcttcgcaggtctgatagggtacgtcgttagcctgagagatactcatttctcttgtctgaccatgatgacgttatgctcatagaggatgagcctaccacctatcaggaagctgtgatgagaccagattctgagaaatggcttgaggccatgagatccgaaatggaatccatgtacaccaaccaagtatggactttggttgatccacctgaaggggtaaaacccattgggtgtaagtgggtctttaagagaaagactgatatggatggacttatctataagggtcgcttggtagctaaaggtttcaagcagattcatggtattgactatgatgaaaccttttctccagtagcgatgtttaagtccattcggatcatgcttgctattgcagcctaccatgactatgagatatggcagatggatgtcaaaactgcgtttctgaatggaagcctgctcgaggatgtgtacatgacacaacctgagggttttgtagatccacagcatactagcagagtatgcaagctgcataggtccatatatggactaaagcaagcttctcagagctggaatcttcgattcgatgatgcaatcaaacagtttagtttcatcaagaacgaagatgaaccttgtgtctacaagaaggttgtaggggacatagttgtcttcctcatattgtatgtggatgacatactactcattgggaaggacatccctatgcttcagtctgtcaagacttggctaaggagttgcttctcaatgaaggacttaggtgaggcatcccgcattctagggatacagatctatagacatagatctaagagattgct from Zingiber officinale cultivar Zhangliang chromosome 6B, Zo_v1.1, whole genome shotgun sequence carries:
- the LOC121991029 gene encoding uncharacterized protein LOC121991029; the protein is MDQNQWDLFVQRTLSSTFQEKSARFRAMREKQDHIHTMSRRGYARLTHIMEKTSPMDTKITRSQVWIEGHKRKNGEPSTQAVGEKMKKILECPPESQNTTNIADDAISIVFGNEARGRVRGMGFGVTPSKVGASVQQNGMVQQLQTIVQNVQQQMQEMRQQNQLEMQEMRSMFLQSMRQQNHPEQIASGGICSGIGNEFGSNSDINIGAKKSDDFGHVFQSNSRNASRGDICVNTKCKSLHWFADELVVAEGRIASTDPNTKHAMRAAESEFARCEK